A DNA window from Pleurodeles waltl isolate 20211129_DDA chromosome 12, aPleWal1.hap1.20221129, whole genome shotgun sequence contains the following coding sequences:
- the TMEM256 gene encoding transmembrane protein 256, translated as MAAAGGQVWRRVGALSGALAVTAGAYGAHGLRRSDRDEYLKELYATSNHYHFLHSLALLAVPHCRRPLLAGSLLTSGMVLFCGSFYYQAITSDPVFREAAPIGGTALILGWLAMAL; from the exons ATGGCTGCTGCTGGAGGACAAGTGTGGCGGCGGGTCGGGGCTCTGTCAGGGGCACTGGCGGTCACCGCAGGAGCCTACGGGGCACACG GACTCCGACGCAGTGACCGGGATGAGTACCTTAAAGAG ctcTATGCCACATCCAATCACTACCACTTCCTCCACAGTCTAGCACTTTTGGCTGTGCCGCACTGTCGCAGACCCTTGCTG GCCGGCTCTTTGCTCACGTCTGGCATGGTCCTGTTTTGCGGCTCGTTCTATTACCAGGCGATCACATCAGACCCCGTTTTCAGAGAGGCAGCTCCCATTGGTGGGACCGCACTCATCTTGGGCTGGCTGGCCATGGCCCTCTGA